From Pontibacillus halophilus JSM 076056 = DSM 19796, one genomic window encodes:
- a CDS encoding glycosyltransferase, protein MTMLILVIALFWFVVLIDACIGLPSIQAIKTDTTNKDLEATERISVVVAAKDEALSIRETLISLVDQSYSNLEIIVVNDRSDDETELIIQDLCRHFPSIHSIHITELPEGWIGKNHALHVGSQAATGDVLVFIDADVRLNSRTIEMARDHLNNQQVDHLTLSPDLTGKGVWLRGFIAYFLFGFSYFKRPWTANQDDSRKGGMGIGAFQMIRRDTYYAIGTHAAFPTQPDDDLKLGQYVKKAGFKQRLVTGKSHLSVEWYATLKEALVGLEKNTFAGLHYSILLSFFAIIGTLLSQTFPYVTLLTYEGLPQLFSALAILFMTLHFIIVTRKFTTFSPAYAFLLPLLSILFAYSIARAVYLTYKRGGIHWRGTFYSINTLKRKD, encoded by the coding sequence ATGACTATGCTGATACTCGTCATTGCACTCTTTTGGTTCGTCGTCCTAATCGATGCATGTATTGGCTTACCTTCCATACAGGCGATAAAGACGGACACAACAAATAAAGATCTAGAGGCAACGGAGCGTATTAGTGTCGTTGTCGCAGCGAAAGATGAAGCCTTATCCATTCGTGAAACACTCATCTCACTCGTTGATCAATCCTATTCGAATTTGGAGATTATTGTTGTAAATGATCGTTCCGATGATGAGACAGAGCTGATTATTCAAGATTTATGTCGTCACTTCCCAAGCATCCATTCCATTCATATCACGGAGTTACCAGAAGGATGGATTGGTAAGAACCACGCTTTACATGTGGGAAGCCAAGCAGCAACTGGAGACGTTCTTGTCTTTATAGATGCTGATGTTCGCTTAAACTCACGAACGATTGAAATGGCTCGCGATCACCTAAATAATCAACAGGTCGACCATCTGACCCTCTCTCCTGATTTAACAGGGAAAGGGGTTTGGCTTCGAGGATTTATTGCTTATTTTCTATTCGGGTTTAGCTATTTCAAGCGACCTTGGACTGCCAATCAAGACGACTCTCGAAAAGGCGGGATGGGTATTGGTGCTTTCCAGATGATTCGGCGAGATACCTATTATGCCATAGGGACTCATGCTGCCTTTCCTACACAGCCTGATGATGATTTGAAGCTCGGTCAATATGTTAAGAAAGCTGGGTTTAAACAAAGACTTGTTACAGGCAAATCTCATCTTTCTGTAGAATGGTATGCTACTCTTAAAGAAGCTCTTGTTGGGCTTGAGAAGAATACATTTGCAGGGCTACATTATTCTATACTGCTGAGTTTCTTCGCAATTATTGGCACACTTCTATCCCAGACGTTCCCTTATGTCACTTTACTTACATATGAAGGACTGCCTCAGCTATTCTCAGCATTGGCGATTCTATTTATGACTCTCCATTTCATAATCGTGACACGCAAATTTACGACGTTCTCACCAGCATATGCTTTCTTGTTGCCCTTACTTTCTATCTTATTTGCCTATTCTATCGCAAGAGCTGTTTACTTAACGTATAAACGTGGCGGCATTCATTGGAGAGGAACTTTCTATTCCATTAACACGCTGAAACGAAAAGACTGA
- a CDS encoding ABC transporter substrate-binding protein, with product MKKWILVVSSLVFLLGACSESSSKSTEEGEEQTSVKVMLDWFPNTNHTGLYVAKEKGYFEEEGLDVEILQPGENANVNSMVASGEIDFGVGYQEGVTQARDQGIPLVSIGAILQHNTSMFASLEETDIHSVKDFEGKRYGGWGSPVEEAMLQAVMKQAGADYSSVENINVGATDFFKAIGRDADFMWIYYGWDGVEAERRGKELNLQRVRDLHPALDYYTPLLTTSESLMKDKPDVAEAFMHAVTKGYEDAIQNPEEAASMLIEANPELNEELVYESQEWLSPRYQEDASQWGIQEVDRWEDYGNWMKEQGLIQSSFDAESAFTNEFLPEGD from the coding sequence ATGAAGAAATGGATCCTAGTCGTGAGTAGTTTAGTGTTTTTGTTAGGGGCTTGTAGCGAATCTTCCTCAAAGAGTACAGAAGAGGGAGAAGAGCAAACGAGTGTTAAGGTCATGCTCGATTGGTTCCCAAATACGAATCACACCGGTTTATACGTAGCCAAAGAAAAGGGTTACTTTGAAGAAGAGGGATTAGATGTAGAAATCTTGCAACCAGGTGAGAATGCTAACGTAAATTCAATGGTAGCAAGTGGAGAAATTGACTTTGGCGTTGGATACCAAGAAGGGGTTACTCAAGCGAGGGATCAAGGGATTCCTCTCGTTTCAATCGGAGCAATCCTTCAGCACAATACGTCTATGTTCGCATCTCTTGAAGAAACAGACATTCATTCTGTGAAAGACTTTGAAGGAAAGCGTTACGGAGGATGGGGCTCTCCTGTTGAAGAGGCGATGCTTCAAGCTGTCATGAAACAAGCTGGAGCGGATTATTCGTCTGTAGAGAACATAAATGTCGGAGCAACGGACTTCTTTAAAGCAATAGGTCGGGATGCTGACTTTATGTGGATCTACTATGGGTGGGACGGTGTTGAAGCAGAACGCAGAGGGAAAGAACTAAATCTACAGAGGGTTAGAGACCTTCACCCTGCGCTAGACTACTATACGCCACTCTTAACAACAAGCGAGTCATTGATGAAAGACAAGCCGGACGTCGCTGAAGCTTTCATGCATGCTGTTACGAAAGGGTATGAGGATGCGATTCAAAACCCAGAAGAAGCAGCATCGATGTTGATTGAGGCGAACCCTGAATTGAATGAAGAGTTGGTGTATGAGAGTCAAGAGTGGTTGAGTCCTCGGTATCAAGAGGATGCATCTCAGTGGGGAATTCAAGAGGTTGACCGGTGGGAAGATTACGGGAATTGGATGAAGGAACAAGGTTTAATCCAATCCTCCTTCGATGCTGAGTCTGCATTTACAAATGAATTCTTACCTGAGGGAGATTAA
- the namA gene encoding NADPH dehydrogenase NamA, giving the protein MNALFSPITFNKVTLKNRIVMSPMCMYSAEDDGLVAPFHLAHYESRAAGQAGMVMIEATAVLPEGRISHNDLGIWSDDHINGLQQINEGIHRHGARSAVQLAHAGRKANLENEIFAPSSLPFNEDYKTPTEMSKDDINRAIEAFAEGARRAKAAHFDVIELHGAHGYLINQFLSPLTNKRNDEYGGNPENRFRFLEEIITRVHETWDGPIFVRISADEYDEAGNTMDDFIYFSRKMKELGVDLIDCSTGGVVPVRPEAYPGYQVRHAETIRQEASIQTGAVGLITTGIQAEEIVRNERADLVFIARAMLRNPYWAKAAADELGYSLEAPRQYARGW; this is encoded by the coding sequence ATGAACGCATTGTTCTCACCTATAACATTCAATAAAGTCACACTAAAGAATCGAATCGTCATGTCACCGATGTGCATGTACTCAGCAGAAGATGACGGCTTAGTTGCACCTTTTCACCTTGCCCACTATGAGAGCCGTGCGGCCGGTCAAGCTGGAATGGTGATGATTGAGGCCACTGCCGTTCTTCCTGAAGGACGTATTTCGCACAACGACCTTGGGATTTGGAGCGATGATCATATTAATGGACTGCAACAAATTAACGAGGGTATTCATCGTCACGGCGCTCGTAGCGCAGTGCAATTGGCACACGCAGGAAGAAAAGCTAATTTAGAAAATGAGATTTTCGCTCCTAGTTCCCTTCCATTTAATGAGGACTATAAGACACCAACTGAGATGTCAAAGGACGATATTAATCGTGCCATTGAAGCCTTTGCAGAAGGAGCTCGACGTGCAAAGGCTGCCCATTTCGATGTCATTGAACTACATGGAGCGCATGGCTACCTAATTAATCAGTTCTTATCCCCTCTTACGAACAAGCGTAACGACGAATACGGAGGAAATCCGGAGAATCGATTCCGCTTTCTAGAGGAAATCATCACACGCGTACATGAAACATGGGATGGTCCAATCTTTGTCCGTATCTCAGCAGATGAGTACGACGAAGCAGGAAACACAATGGACGACTTTATTTACTTCTCAAGAAAGATGAAGGAACTTGGTGTTGACCTCATCGACTGTAGTACAGGCGGAGTCGTTCCTGTTCGACCGGAAGCATATCCTGGTTATCAAGTGCGTCATGCAGAAACCATCCGCCAAGAAGCTTCCATTCAGACTGGCGCCGTTGGGCTCATTACAACAGGTATTCAAGCAGAAGAAATAGTTCGGAACGAACGCGCTGATCTTGTGTTCATCGCACGTGCCATGCTTAGAAATCCTTATTGGGCGAAAGCTGCTGCTGATGAATTAGGGTATTCGTTAGAAGCACCACGTCAGTATGCACGTGGATGGTAA
- a CDS encoding anthranilate synthase component II, with amino-acid sequence MIVMIDNYDSFTYNLYQYLSLLNVDECVRVVRNDEITVQELEELRPSAIILSPGPGRPSQSGICQAALEHFKGTVPILGICLGHQLIIETFGGQVHKGKRPMHGKVTNILHDGETVFQDIPTPTKVTRYHSLVGNVSTLPDCLMVTARDEEGVIMGIRHHHDAIEGIQFHPESILTEHGLQMLQNFFQTYVWTEETRGGLEHAKQS; translated from the coding sequence ATGATTGTAATGATTGATAACTATGATTCCTTTACATATAACCTATACCAATATCTATCACTATTAAACGTAGATGAATGTGTCCGAGTCGTACGTAATGACGAGATTACGGTCCAAGAGCTTGAGGAGTTAAGACCATCGGCGATTATCTTGTCGCCAGGACCAGGGCGACCATCCCAATCTGGAATTTGCCAAGCAGCGTTGGAACACTTTAAAGGGACCGTTCCCATACTTGGAATCTGCCTCGGACATCAGCTTATTATAGAGACATTTGGTGGACAAGTGCATAAGGGAAAGCGACCCATGCACGGGAAAGTAACAAACATTCTACATGACGGGGAAACCGTATTTCAAGACATTCCAACCCCAACCAAAGTAACACGCTATCATTCTCTTGTCGGAAATGTTTCTACCTTACCAGATTGCCTTATGGTAACCGCGCGTGATGAAGAGGGGGTCATTATGGGGATTCGTCATCACCACGACGCAATTGAGGGAATTCAGTTTCATCCTGAATCCATACTAACGGAGCATGGCTTACAGATGCTCCAGAACTTTTTTCAGACTTACGTGTGGACTGAGGAAACACGAGGAGGCTTAGAACATGCCAAGCAATCCTGA
- a CDS encoding ABC transporter ATP-binding protein translates to MLHVSRISKSFQFKYSATDALKDCSLSIGEREFVSIIGPSGCGKSTLLNTIAGLIDPDEGDVIFRDQSIVNRTGEFGYMPQQDVLFPWRTILDNVILPLEINGLNRKEAKERANPYFEKFGLEGFQYQYPRALSGGMRQRANFLRAVLPAYPLLLLDEPFGRLDALTRSQLQQWLLQTYEELQASLLLITHDIEEAILLSDRIYVMSSRPGTIIEEVRVPYARPRNREVLYEESFSRLKKQITEYLHG, encoded by the coding sequence GTGTTACATGTCAGTCGAATCAGTAAATCGTTTCAATTTAAGTATTCAGCCACAGACGCCCTTAAGGACTGCTCTTTATCCATAGGGGAGAGGGAATTTGTCTCCATTATCGGACCGAGTGGGTGTGGCAAGAGTACGCTCTTGAATACAATTGCAGGGCTAATCGACCCAGATGAGGGGGATGTCATCTTTCGTGACCAATCCATTGTGAACCGTACAGGGGAATTTGGATACATGCCGCAACAAGATGTTCTCTTCCCTTGGAGAACGATTCTTGATAATGTAATCCTTCCGTTAGAGATAAATGGACTTAACAGGAAAGAAGCAAAAGAACGTGCCAATCCTTATTTCGAGAAGTTCGGACTAGAAGGATTTCAATATCAGTATCCAAGAGCATTATCTGGTGGAATGAGGCAAAGGGCAAACTTCTTGCGAGCTGTCCTGCCAGCTTATCCGCTCTTATTATTAGATGAGCCATTTGGAAGATTAGACGCATTGACGCGCAGTCAATTGCAACAGTGGTTATTACAGACCTATGAAGAACTACAAGCGTCTCTCCTTCTCATCACGCATGACATTGAAGAAGCTATTCTGTTATCTGACCGTATTTATGTCATGAGTAGCCGTCCTGGAACCATTATAGAGGAAGTGCGCGTTCCTTATGCACGTCCTAGGAATAGAGAAGTGCTTTATGAGGAGTCATTTAGCAGGTTGAAGAAACAAATAACAGAGTACTTGCATGGATAA
- a CDS encoding ABC transporter permease has protein sequence MTKYLYKGLPIMTVLVALVLWQWMVKWTGVPNWILPAPSEIGVAFWENRGIIWSNSWPTIRITLLGLGLAVMTALVVALSMNLSHWVKRALYPLLITSQTVPIIALAPLFLIWFGYGVLPKVLVVALVCFFPIAVNLLTGFQETDEDMRKLMDAMGAGKWKRFLKLELPSSLPYFFTGLKIAATYSVMGAVIGEWLGGSEGLGLQLVRASQSFATDLFFAIILVIVTLSLAMVGLVVAFSYLLMPWNR, from the coding sequence ATGACGAAATATCTGTACAAAGGATTACCTATTATGACCGTTCTTGTTGCATTAGTCTTATGGCAATGGATGGTCAAGTGGACAGGTGTACCCAACTGGATTTTACCTGCACCGAGTGAAATTGGCGTAGCCTTCTGGGAGAATCGGGGTATTATCTGGAGCAACAGTTGGCCTACGATTCGGATTACGTTGTTAGGGTTAGGATTGGCGGTGATGACAGCCTTGGTGGTTGCCCTTTCTATGAATCTATCTCATTGGGTGAAGCGGGCGCTCTATCCGCTGCTCATTACCTCTCAAACAGTTCCTATTATTGCGCTTGCTCCATTGTTCCTCATTTGGTTTGGGTATGGAGTTTTACCAAAGGTGCTTGTTGTAGCTTTAGTCTGTTTCTTTCCGATTGCAGTGAACTTGCTAACTGGCTTTCAGGAAACCGATGAAGATATGCGTAAGCTAATGGACGCGATGGGGGCAGGGAAATGGAAACGCTTCTTGAAGCTAGAACTTCCGTCATCGCTTCCTTACTTCTTTACTGGGTTAAAGATAGCGGCAACCTATAGCGTAATGGGGGCGGTAATCGGAGAATGGCTAGGTGGGAGTGAGGGTCTCGGACTCCAGCTTGTCCGAGCCTCCCAATCGTTTGCGACTGATTTGTTCTTTGCCATTATCTTAGTCATTGTTACGCTGAGTTTAGCCATGGTTGGACTCGTAGTCGCTTTCTCATACCTACTTATGCCTTGGAATCGTTGA
- a CDS encoding formate/nitrite transporter family protein encodes MRDENNTKQDRNEEEEGTAIEPRTNPDRPQRQFYIPSQIVSEFAEKGREHLKKPFTSQFLLAITAGAFMTFGAAFSILLALGVEAKGIYYLLSGFGFAAGYAMVFISGSVLFTEANVLVPTYLFNSFSYERRSILKFWLSAYIGNIVGAVLVAIAIKLSGSLSEPFYTELSMYIENKMKFLKHGTVGWFQILLSGILANWLIGMAAFLTTAARDITGKILGTALPVILFVAGNFQHSAANMGYFSLGILSKPDYTWYEFIFFNLIPASIGNIIGGAILVSLLFSYAYREDIKEALGNK; translated from the coding sequence ATGCGCGACGAGAATAATACAAAGCAAGATCGCAACGAAGAAGAGGAAGGAACGGCCATAGAACCAAGAACAAACCCCGACCGTCCTCAGCGACAGTTCTATATACCTTCTCAAATTGTTAGTGAGTTCGCTGAGAAAGGACGCGAGCATTTAAAGAAACCCTTTACTTCTCAATTCCTATTAGCCATTACAGCAGGGGCATTCATGACATTTGGGGCTGCCTTTTCAATTCTGTTGGCGCTAGGTGTCGAGGCGAAGGGAATTTATTATCTATTATCTGGATTCGGATTTGCAGCTGGTTATGCGATGGTGTTCATTTCAGGCTCCGTCCTGTTCACAGAAGCCAACGTGCTCGTTCCGACCTACTTATTCAACTCATTTAGTTATGAACGAAGAAGCATATTGAAATTCTGGCTATCCGCCTATATAGGAAACATTGTTGGTGCCGTACTTGTAGCTATTGCTATTAAACTATCAGGTTCATTGTCTGAACCTTTCTACACAGAACTATCGATGTATATAGAAAATAAGATGAAGTTCTTGAAACACGGAACTGTTGGCTGGTTCCAAATACTCTTATCAGGAATTCTTGCCAACTGGCTTATCGGAATGGCTGCATTCCTAACTACCGCTGCACGTGACATTACCGGTAAGATACTCGGTACAGCCTTACCTGTCATCTTGTTCGTCGCAGGTAACTTTCAACACAGCGCAGCCAATATGGGCTATTTCAGCCTTGGCATTCTATCTAAACCAGATTACACCTGGTATGAATTTATCTTCTTCAACTTGATTCCAGCAAGTATCGGGAACATCATCGGTGGAGCAATTCTCGTTTCTCTACTCTTCTCTTATGCATACCGAGAAGATATCAAAGAAGCTTTAGGCAATAAATAA
- a CDS encoding class I SAM-dependent methyltransferase: MSNGNLYPNTASFYDLDNPLSQEELAYYVNRIGEERQVLELGCGTGRLTIPLAERGHDVTAIDLSPQMISILRSKLRDEAITPIQANMTSFTLNKAYDVILVSGFTFHALITYEEQIACLQQIHAHLTPNGLVLIVLFQPTESVKTEQLGVPTRLWEVVDLHTGRTVQKYNLGKQVDLHKQLLTPSYAYDVLDGENRLSRHEEHLTLRYFEFNEVQSLLDQAGLHIVRTDYSFSDSRDHEHNYWIINARRIERV; this comes from the coding sequence ATGAGCAATGGAAACCTTTATCCGAACACAGCTTCTTTCTACGACTTAGATAACCCGCTGTCACAGGAAGAACTTGCTTATTATGTAAATAGAATTGGTGAAGAGCGTCAGGTACTTGAATTGGGATGTGGTACAGGACGGCTCACAATCCCACTGGCTGAAAGGGGCCATGATGTCACAGCAATCGACTTATCCCCACAGATGATATCTATACTGAGAAGCAAACTAAGGGATGAAGCCATTACCCCTATACAAGCGAATATGACTTCCTTCACCTTAAATAAAGCCTATGACGTGATTCTTGTCTCGGGGTTTACTTTCCATGCTTTAATTACCTATGAAGAGCAAATTGCATGTTTACAACAGATACACGCCCATTTAACCCCTAATGGTCTTGTTCTGATTGTCTTATTCCAACCAACCGAATCTGTAAAGACAGAACAGCTTGGGGTTCCAACGCGACTTTGGGAAGTCGTTGATTTACATACTGGAAGGACTGTGCAGAAGTACAATCTTGGAAAACAAGTCGACTTACATAAACAACTTCTCACTCCCTCCTACGCCTATGATGTGTTAGATGGTGAGAATCGCCTATCCCGACATGAAGAGCATTTAACGTTACGCTATTTCGAGTTTAATGAGGTTCAAAGCCTGTTAGATCAGGCTGGATTACACATTGTGAGAACTGATTATTCTTTTAGTGATTCGCGAGACCATGAACACAATTATTGGATTATTAATGCCAGAAGAATTGAACGTGTATGA
- the pabB gene encoding aminodeoxychorismate synthase component I, with amino-acid sequence MPSNPELYFEFADKEGNLIPRQFQNPVAVIEVKKVHDIEAAFTRIEQYVVDGYYAAGYVAYEAAPAFDHAFQVNQQEEGSAPLMWFGIFNEPVHERLSMDETASYEVKDWSIDVDYESYNDRIQKVKQAIEAGDTYQLNYTTRLRTLFKGNARAFFQQLHANQQASYSAYLDLGSYQVLSASPELFFHKYGDQLVTKPMKGTIKRGTTLQEDNRLKDELYHSEKNRSENLMIVDLLRNDVGRMATPGSVKVPKLFSVETYPTVHQMTSTITGTIDPDIELYQLFKNLFPCGSITGAPKVKTMEYIASLEESKRQVYCGAIGFITPEREAIFNVPIRTVLIDSTTGIAEYGSGGGITWESTSHGEYEELYTKAKLLSEQRPDFRILESIRWDGGVYQHIHLHMQRMEDSARYFGYPFQSEKFIEALTQFSQQLGSGPYKIRLTLSREGEFHVEAEEIKAEITNAKCARAKFPVPSNDPFLYHKTTYRHVYNVHKENAPSDAFSVLLWNERHEITEFTIGNVVLQIDGHYYTPPIQSGLLGGVYRKKLLDEGTIEEKTLYVTMLEQADSIWMINAVRGWVKVSLSGESTPQ; translated from the coding sequence ATGCCAAGCAATCCTGAACTTTACTTTGAATTTGCTGATAAGGAAGGAAATCTCATCCCACGGCAGTTTCAAAACCCTGTCGCTGTCATAGAAGTGAAGAAAGTACATGATATTGAAGCAGCGTTTACTAGGATTGAACAATATGTAGTAGACGGGTACTATGCAGCTGGCTATGTTGCATATGAAGCTGCTCCTGCTTTCGATCATGCATTTCAAGTTAATCAACAGGAAGAAGGAAGTGCTCCCTTGATGTGGTTCGGAATCTTCAATGAACCTGTTCATGAAAGACTGTCAATGGATGAGACTGCGTCGTATGAAGTGAAAGATTGGTCAATAGATGTCGACTATGAAAGCTATAACGACCGCATCCAAAAAGTAAAACAGGCAATAGAAGCTGGAGATACATATCAGCTAAACTATACGACAAGACTTCGTACCTTATTTAAAGGAAATGCACGTGCATTCTTTCAACAGCTTCATGCGAATCAACAAGCGTCTTACTCTGCTTATCTCGACCTTGGAAGCTATCAAGTCCTCTCAGCATCACCTGAACTCTTCTTCCATAAGTATGGAGATCAACTTGTAACAAAGCCGATGAAAGGCACCATAAAGAGAGGAACAACTCTACAAGAGGACAACAGATTGAAAGACGAGCTCTACCATTCCGAGAAGAACCGCTCTGAGAATTTGATGATTGTCGACTTATTACGAAATGATGTGGGCCGTATGGCTACACCTGGAAGTGTCAAAGTTCCGAAGTTATTCTCTGTTGAAACGTACCCTACCGTCCACCAAATGACGTCGACCATTACAGGCACCATTGACCCGGACATAGAGCTCTATCAACTGTTTAAGAACTTATTTCCTTGTGGTTCTATCACTGGTGCGCCTAAAGTAAAGACGATGGAGTACATTGCTTCTTTAGAAGAGAGCAAAAGACAGGTGTACTGTGGCGCGATAGGATTTATTACTCCGGAAAGAGAAGCAATCTTTAATGTGCCAATCCGGACGGTGTTGATAGATTCAACAACTGGGATCGCTGAATATGGGAGTGGAGGAGGAATCACTTGGGAATCGACTTCACACGGTGAATACGAAGAATTGTATACGAAAGCTAAACTACTTTCAGAGCAAAGGCCTGACTTCCGCATTCTTGAATCCATCAGATGGGATGGAGGGGTGTATCAGCATATTCATCTTCATATGCAACGCATGGAAGATTCGGCTCGTTATTTCGGCTACCCGTTTCAAAGTGAGAAGTTCATTGAGGCATTAACTCAGTTCAGTCAACAGCTGGGTTCAGGACCCTACAAGATTCGACTTACACTTAGTCGAGAAGGGGAGTTTCATGTCGAAGCAGAGGAGATTAAAGCGGAAATAACAAACGCCAAGTGTGCACGAGCTAAATTTCCAGTCCCATCAAATGACCCGTTTCTCTATCACAAGACCACATACCGTCACGTGTACAATGTGCATAAGGAAAATGCTCCTTCAGATGCATTTTCTGTTCTACTTTGGAACGAACGTCACGAGATTACAGAATTTACGATTGGGAATGTTGTACTTCAGATTGATGGCCATTACTATACGCCCCCGATCCAGTCTGGATTGCTAGGAGGGGTTTATCGGAAGAAGCTACTCGACGAAGGAACAATTGAAGAGAAGACACTCTACGTGACGATGTTAGAACAAGCTGATTCCATTTGGATGATTAACGCTGTAAGAGGATGGGTGAAGGTGTCCCTCAGTGGTGAAAGCACACCTCAGTAA
- a CDS encoding thiamine-binding protein — protein MSNVNVGFQVIPRADGKDIHALVDEAIKVVHESGVTYEVGPLETVMEGEMDELLEIVKKAQQACIDRGASDVMTYIKVQNSPGNDVSMNEKVSKYR, from the coding sequence ATGTCGAATGTAAACGTAGGTTTTCAAGTGATTCCACGTGCGGATGGCAAAGACATCCATGCGTTAGTTGATGAGGCAATTAAAGTGGTGCATGAATCGGGTGTTACGTACGAAGTAGGCCCGTTAGAAACAGTCATGGAAGGCGAAATGGATGAACTACTTGAAATCGTAAAGAAGGCGCAACAGGCTTGTATTGATAGAGGAGCATCTGATGTCATGACCTATATTAAGGTTCAGAATAGCCCGGGAAATGATGTAAGCATGAATGAGAAAGTGTCGAAATATCGCTAA